Below is a window of Pseudomonadota bacterium DNA.
CGCTTCGGCAACCATGGCAGCCGTCTTCCTGGCCGAAGAGATCCCCGGCTGACCGGTGCAGGCATTGGCGATGCCTGAGTTGACCAGGATTGCCCGGGCTTTCAGGTCGGCAAGCCTTTCCATATCGAGAAGGACCGGGGCGGCTTTGACCAGGCTGGTGGTAAATACTCCGGCGGCAACCGCAGGAACCTCGGAAAAGATCAGGCCCAGATCGAGACGGTCCCTGCCCCTGATTCCTGATTTCACCGCAGCCGACTTGAAGCCCTGGATGGAAAGTTCGCTGGACATTTCTTTTTGCTCTTCTGAGTTTTAATGGATCAAACTGCCTGACCGCAGCATTTCTTGTATTTCTTGCCGCTGCCGCAAGGACACAGGGCGTTGCGACCAACCTTTTCACCTTCC
It encodes the following:
- a CDS encoding bifunctional ornithine acetyltransferase/N-acetylglutamate synthase; this encodes MSSELSIQGFKSAAVKSGIRGRDRLDLGLIFSEVPAVAAGVFTTSLVKAAPVLLDMERLADLKARAILVNSGIANACTGQPGISSARKTAAMVAEALSLAEEDVLVASTGVIGEHLEMDCFSRGVPKLVEKLSADGLTSVSLAIMTTDTV